The region GCAGAGCCACCCTGAACGCAGCCCTTCCCGAAGACCCGATGATCAGAAAGCTCGTTCAGCAGGCTCGCGCCTCGCAGGTCTCCCGCCGAGCCCTGCTCGCCTCGGGCGGCAGCGTCGCGGCGGCGCTCGCCCTCGCGGCCTGCAGCACCGGCGGGAGCACCAAGCCGACCGCCGCGGCTGACACCTCCGACAGCGACAAGACGCTCACCTGGGCCAACTGGGCCGCCTACATCGACGAGGCCGACGATGGCAGCTACCCCACTCTCGACCGGTTCACCGAGCAGACGGGCATCGACGTTACCTACCTCGTCGACGTCGACGACAACAACTCCTACTACGGCAAGGTCAAAGACCAGCTCGCCCTCGGCCAGGACATCGGTGCCGACACGGTCTGCCTCACCGACTGGATGGTCGCGCGGCTGATCAACTTCGGCTACACGCAGGAACTCGACCACGCCAACATCCCGAACATCGGCAACCTCATCGCCAGCCTGCAGAACCCGGACTTCGACGAGGGCCGCACGATGTCGCTGCCCTGGCAGGGCGGGTTCGCGGGCATCTGCTGGAACAAGGAGAAGCTGCCGAACGGGTTGAAGAGCGTGAACGACCTCTGGAACCCCGAGCTCAAGGGCCGGGTCGGCGTGCTCTCCGAGATGCGCGACACCATCGGGCTGATCATGCTGCAGGAGGGCGTCGACATTTCGGGAGACTTCAGCGATGACGACTTCAGCACGGGCATCGACATCTTCCGCGAACAGGTCGAGTCGGGTCAGATCCGCAACGTCAAGGGCAACTCCTACCTCGAAGACCTCACGAACGAGGACACCCTCGCCGCGATCGTCTGGTCGGGCGACATCACCGTGATCAACGCAGAGGCCGGCGACAAGTGGGAATTTGCGATCCCCGAGGCCGGAGGAACCATCTGGAACGACAACTTCGTCGTGCCGATCGGTTCGACGCGCAAGGCCAACGCCGAGGCGCTGATGAACTACTACTACGAGCCGGAGGTCGCGGCAGAGGTCGCCGCGTGGGTGAACTACATCACCCCCGTCGAGGGTGCGAAGGAGGCGATGCAGGCCATCGACCCCGAACTGGCCGAGAACCAGCTGATCTTCCCCGACGAGGAGACGCTCGCCACTGTCAAGTCGTTCCGCACGCTCACGTCCGAGCAGCAGCAGAAGTACGGCGCCGAGTTCCAGAGCGTCCTGCTCGGCGTCTAGCCCACACAAGCACAGGGAGCAGCACCATGGCAGGATCATTCGCCGAATCAGGCGCCGACCTCGAACTCGTGGGGATCACCAAGCGTTTCCCGGGCTTCACCGCCATCGACGACCTGACCCTGACCATCCCCGCGGGCTCGTTCTTCGCCCTGCTCGGTCCGAGCGGCTGCGGCAAGACCACGACCCTGCGCCTCGTCGCCGGCCTCGAGGACGCGACGGCCGGCCGCATCCTGATCGGCGGCACCGACGTCACCACCACCAAGCCCTTCCAGCGCCCCGTCAACACCGTGTTCCAGAGCTATGCACTCTTCCCGCACATGAGCGTGCTCGAGAACGTCGCCTTCGGTCTGAAGAGACGCAAAATCGCGGATGCCACGGCTCGCGCCCACGAGGCGCTGCGTCTCGTCGAGCTCGACCACCTCGCCCAGCGCAAACCGCAGCAGCTCTCCGGAGGCCAGCAGCAGCGCGTCGCGCTCGCCCGGGCCGTCGTCAACCGTCCGGCCCTGCTCCTCCTCGACGAGCCGCTCGGCGCCCTCGACCTCAAGCTGCGCCGCCAGATGCAGATCGAGCTGAAGGCCATCCAGCAGGACGTCGGACTGACCTTCTTACACGTGACCCACGACCAGGAGGAGGCCATGACCATGGCCGACACCGTCGCCGTGATGAACAAGGGACAGATCGAGCAGATGGGCGCCCCCGAGGAGTTGTACGAGCTGCCGAAGACCGCGTTCGTCGCGAACTTCCTCGGGCAGTCGAACCTCTTCACCGGACCGGTGGTCTCCTCCGGTGAGGCATCGATCGTCGTCGACGTCGCCGGGCGCAAGATCGAGATCCCCCGGCAGCGCGCCCAGCGCCACGCCGGCCAGGTCACGATCGGCGTGAGGCCCGAGAAGCTCAGGCTGCACACGGCGGCCCCCGAACCGCAGCCCGACGTCAACGTCGTCGGCCCTGGCCGCGTCACCGACGTCTCCTTCAGCGGGGTGAGCACGCAGTACCAGGTCGCCGTCCCCGGTCTCGGCACTCTCGTGGTCTTCGCGCAGAACATGGTGTTCGGCCCGGTGGTCTCGCTCGCCGCCGAGGTCTGGCTCACCTGGGACACCGACCACGGGTTCGGTCTCGCCGACGACCCGGCCGACGCACCCCGGTTCGCCTCCGACACCGACACACACTCCCTCGCCCTGCAACGGCGGGAGAAACTCGAGGCGGAGCTGGAAGGGGCCTAGGAATGGCCTTCGGAGCGTTCGGGGCGACGACCACGGCGACCGCGCCGGCGGAGCCCGCCATCCGCAAGCGCAGCAAGGTCGCGCTCCTGCTGCTGCTGCCCGGCGTGCTCTACCTGGCGCTGTTCTTTCTGGCGCCGCTGCTGTCGCTCGTGATCACGTCGTTTCAGGCGCCCGTCGAGTTCGGCGACATCGGCCAGTACCAGACCGCCTTCCGCTGGGAGAACTACACGACGGTGCTCGACACCTACACGCCGCACATCGTCCGCTCGTTCGCTTTCGCGGCCACCGCGACGGTCGCCGCCCTGCTGTTCAGCTTCCCGCTCGCCTATTTCATCGGGGTGAAGCTGCGGCGGTTCCCCCTGCTGCAGGCGCTCGCGCTCACGCTCGTGATCGCCCCGTTCTTCATCAGCTTCCTGCTGCGCACGCTGGCGTGGAAGCAGCTGCTGTCCGACGAGAGCTGGTTCGTCTCGGCCCTGCACGGCCTGCAGATCCTGCCCCCCGGCGAGCACGTCACCGGAACCGCCTTCTCGGTGATCTTCGGTCTCACCTACAACTTCATCCCGTTTATGACCCTGCCGATCTACACCTCGCTGGAGAGGCTCGACCTGCGTTACGTCGAGGCCGGGGGAGACCTGTACGCGAGCCCCGCCTCGACGTTCTTCCGCGTGACCGTGCCGCTCGCGGCACCCGGCATCATCTCCGGCGCACTGCTGACCTTCATCCCGGCGGCGGGCGACTACATCAACGCCAGCCGCGACTTCCTCGGCAGCACCGACACGGCCATGATCGGCAACGTGATCGAGGCCAACTTCCTCGTGCTGCAGAACTATCCGGCGGCGGCCGCGCTGTCGCTCATCCTCATGGTGGCGATCCTGATCCCGGTCAGTGTCTACGTCATGCGCAGCGGAACGGACGACCTGCTCTGATGTCTTCCCTCTCTCGCTGGTTCGGGCGGTACGCGCTGTGGATCTACTCGGGTCTCGCCTTCGTGTTCCTGCTCATCCCGATCGCCTACACGATCGCGTTCTCGTTCAACGACTCGCGCCGCTCCAACATCGTCTGGCGGGGGTTCACCCTCGACAACTGGGCGCGGGTCTGCGAGGCGCAGGGTGTCTGCGCCGCCTTCGGCAACAGCCTCGTGGTCGGTGTCGCCGCCACACTGCTCGCCACAACCCTCGGCACGATGATCGCGATCGCCCTCGTGCGCTTCAGGTTCCCGTTCCGCAACTCGACGACGCTGCTGCTCTTCCTGCCGATGGCCACGCCGGAGGTCGTGCTCGGCGCGGGGCTCGCCGCCGAGTTCCTCACCGCGGGGGTGCAGAAGGGCGCGCTCACGGTGATCCTGGCGCACACCATGTTCTGCATCAGCTTCGTGGTCGTCACCGTGCGGGCGCGGGTCGCGAGCCTCGACCCGGCGCTCGAGGAGGCGGGTCGCGACCTCTACGCGTCGCCGACGCAGGTGTTCATGCGCATCACGTTCCCGTTGCTGCTGCCCGGCATCATCGCCGCCGCGCTGCTCAGCTTCGCGCTCAGCTTCGACGACTTCATCATCACGAACTTCAACTCGGGCTCGTTCGTGACGTTCCCGAAGTACGTCTACACGGCCGCGGCCCGCGGCATCCCGGCCGAGGCCAACGTCATCGCGTCGGCGGTGTTCGTGATCGCGATCGTCTTCGTGGTCGCGGCGCAGCTCTCCGCGGCGGCGAGGCGCAAGCGCCTGGCCCGAGGCGGTCCCTGAGCTCGTCGAAGGGGCGCTTCGACAAGCTCAGCGACCGAGGGGTCAGAGCGCGGCGAACCCGTCGGCCAGCACGCCGAGGGCCTCCAGCAGCAGCTCGTCGCTGATGGCCAGGCTCGGCAGGAAACGCAGCACGTTGCCGTAGGTTCCCGCGGTCAGGAGCAGAACGCCGTTCTTTGCGGCGTAGTCAGCGAGGAAGGTGACCGAGGCGGCGTCGGGCTCGGTGGTGCCGGGCCGCACGAGTTCGATCGCGACCATCGCCCCGATGCCGCGCACGTCGCCGATGACCGGGTAGCGCTTCTGCAGGTCGAGCAGCGCGGTGGTGAGGGTCTTGCCGATGCGCTCGCCCTCGGCCAGCAGGCCGTTCGCCTCGATCTGCTCGAAGACGGCCACGGCGGCTGCAGCGGAGACGGGGTTGCCGCCGAAGGTGCCGCCGAGACCACCGGGCTGGGCGGAGTCCATGATCTCGGCACGGCCGGTGACCCCCGCCAGCGGCAGGCCGCCCGCGATGCCCTTGGCCGACAGGATCATGTCGGGAACGACGTCGAGGTGCTCGCTGGCCCAGTACTTTCCGGTGCGGGCCATGCCGCTCTGGATCTCGTCGGCGATGAAGACGATGCCGTTCTCGGTGCACCACTGCTGCAAGGCCGGCAGGTAACCGGCGGCCGGGACCATAAATCCGCCCTCGCCCTGGATCGGCTCGACGATGAGGCAGGCCAGATCGGAGGCGCCGACCGTCTTCTCCAGGTGGGCGATCGTCTTCTTGGCGGCATCCGCACCGCTCAGTCCGTCGTGGAACGGATACGAGCTCGGCGCGCGGTAGATGTCGCCCGCGAACGGGCCGAAGCCGGTGCTGTAGGGCGACGCCTTGAAGTTCATCGCCATGGTGAGGTTCGTGCGACCGTGGTACGCGTGCTCGAGCACCGCGACACCGTTGCGTCCGGTGTGCTTGCGGGCGATCTTGACACCGTTCTCCACCGCCTCCGCACCGGAGTTCACCAGCACCGTGCGCTTCGCGTGGTCGCCGGGGGTGTGCTCGGCGAGCAGTTCGGCCACGCGCACGTAGCTCTCGTACGGCGTGATGGTGAACAGCGTGTGGGTGACGTTGCGCAGCTGCTCGGTGGCCGCGGCAACCACGGCGTCGTTGGTGTGGCCGATCGTGGTCACGCCGATGCCGGCACCGAGGTCGATGAACTGGTTGCCGTCGACGTCGACGACGATCGCGCCGTGCGCCTTTTCGATGTAGACGGGGAGCATGGATGACACGCCGGGAGGAACCACCGCGAGGCGGCGCTCGTGCAGCTCCAGCGACTTCGGACCGGGGATCGCCGTGACGACGCGGCGCTCCTCGACGACGGTGGAGACGAACGGGGCCGTGGTGGATGCGAGCAAGTCAGTCATGATGGAGTCAAGATTACTCGGGAGAAGACCAGATGAACCTCGAACACCACTACGCGACCAACATCAAGTGGGCCGGCAACCGCGGCACCGGCACGAGCGGCTACAAGGCCTACGGCCGGGAGACCGTGATCACCGCCGCGGGCAAGCAGCCGATCGACGGGTCGAGCGACCGTGTCTTCCACGGAAACGCCGAGCGCTGGAACCCCGAGGAACTGCTGCTCGCGGCGCTCGCCGAATGCCACCTGCTGAGCTACCTGCACGTTGCGGCGAGCCACGGCGTGGTCGTGACCGACTACTCGGACGCCGCGACCGGCACGATGGTGCAGACCGCCGACGGCGGCGGCCACTTCACCTCGGTCACCCTGCGCCCGCGGGTCACGATCGCGAGCGGCGACGCCGCGCTCGCGCTCACGCTCCACCACGAGGCGAGCACGAAGTGCTTCATCGCGGCGTCGGTGAACTTCCCGGTTCTGCACGAACCGGAGATCGTGGTCGTGCCCGCGTAGCTGAGGGATTCTGGGGAAACCCCGACCCGGGGTATGACACGATGGGAAAATGAGGCGTTTCTGGGCAGTGGCGGTCGCGAGCGTTCTGCTGACCCTCACCGCCGCCGCTCCCGCCCACGCCTGCGGGTGTGGCGCCGTCGTGTCCGCACCCGGTGCCGTCGTCGACGTCACGTCGGAATCGGCGATCCTCAGCCTGAAAGACGGCGTGGAGACGATCGTGCTCTCGCTCGGCGTGGATTCCGTGATCGCCAACGGCGGGCTCATCGTGCCGACGCCCACGCCGGCGACGATCGCTCCGGGGGACCCGGCACTGTTCGACGCCCTCCACGCCCAGACCCTTCCGCGCGAGCGGGTCGTCGACGACTGGTGGGGCAACCTGGTCGCCCCCGGCGCACCCGAGACCGCCCCGCAGGTCATCTCCCGCGTCGCGGTCGGCCCGCTCGAGGCGACGACCCTCGAAGCCACCGACACCGCCGGGCTGTCCCGCTGGCTGACCGACAACGGTTTCGAGCTCACGGGCGAGGTGTCGAGCCAGCTCCAGCAGTACATCGACAAGCGGTGGCAGTTCGTCGCCGTCAGACTCTCCGCCTCGGAGGGCGCCGACGGCACGCTGCTCGACGGGATGCTCGACCCGATCCAGATCTCCTTCCCCAGTCAGTCCCTGCAGTACCCGCTCGGCATGGCGAAGGCCGAGACGAGCGAGCAGTCGCTGCGGTTGAACGTCTTCTCCGACACCCGCGTCGACCTCGTCCGCGCCGGCACCACCGACGTGCCGCTCGACGCGGGAGTGCGCACGGCATGGGCGGGCGAGGTCACCGAGCCCGCACTCAGCGGTCTCGGCGCCTTCCTCACGGTGGTCGACGTCAGGCTCGACACGCCCGCCACCCAGATCAGCAGCGAGATCGGCATCGTCGCGGCCGCCGACAGCGCGACCGTCGATCCGGCCGTGGTCGTCGTCCGGCCCATCGAACTGCTCGGCTTCCCCCTCGGCACGCTGCTGGCGGTGTGGGCGGGACTGGGCCTCCTCGGCCTGCTCGGTGTGACGATCGCGCGCAGTCGGCTGCGCTGATTCAGGCCGTTCCGTTACAAGCTATTCAGCCGCGACTCACGTCGCCCTCAGTTTGATGGGCCACAATGGGGGCTGCTCCCCGCAAACGGGGATCACCCGCAGCACGGTTATAGAAGGGTGCGGAATTGCGCACAGCATTGTCTCTAGTGGTCGTTCTCGGCCTCGTCGGATCTCTCGCGGCCTGTAGCGCCGCCACTCCCGAAGCGAGCGCCGATTGCACGCCCGCCAAGTCGGGCAAGGCGTCGGAGAGCGTCGACGTTTCCGGCAAGTTCGGGGCGGCGCCGACCGTCAAGATCGACGACCCGCTCACCACGAAGACCACGCAGCGCTCCGTGGTCATCGACGGTGACGGCGCAGTGGCCGAGGCCGGTTTCGACATCACCGCCGAATTCTCGGTCTACAACGGTACGACCGGCGAGAGCATCGACGCCACGGACTACGCTGACGCACCCGTCGAGTGGACCCTCGACGAGAGCCTGATCGCGGGCTTCACGAAGACCCTGCAGTGCTCCACCGCCGGCAGCCGTGTCGTCGGAGTCATCGCTCCCGAAGACGGCATCGCCGCCGAGAGCCTCGAGGGCCTCGGACTCAAGGCCGACGACTCGCTCGTCGTCGTCGCCGACCTGCTGACCGCCGAGAAGCCGGCCGAGGTCGCCCCGACCCT is a window of Conyzicola nivalis DNA encoding:
- a CDS encoding ABC transporter substrate-binding protein, translated to MIRKLVQQARASQVSRRALLASGGSVAAALALAACSTGGSTKPTAAADTSDSDKTLTWANWAAYIDEADDGSYPTLDRFTEQTGIDVTYLVDVDDNNSYYGKVKDQLALGQDIGADTVCLTDWMVARLINFGYTQELDHANIPNIGNLIASLQNPDFDEGRTMSLPWQGGFAGICWNKEKLPNGLKSVNDLWNPELKGRVGVLSEMRDTIGLIMLQEGVDISGDFSDDDFSTGIDIFREQVESGQIRNVKGNSYLEDLTNEDTLAAIVWSGDITVINAEAGDKWEFAIPEAGGTIWNDNFVVPIGSTRKANAEALMNYYYEPEVAAEVAAWVNYITPVEGAKEAMQAIDPELAENQLIFPDEETLATVKSFRTLTSEQQQKYGAEFQSVLLGV
- a CDS encoding ABC transporter ATP-binding protein; the encoded protein is MAGSFAESGADLELVGITKRFPGFTAIDDLTLTIPAGSFFALLGPSGCGKTTTLRLVAGLEDATAGRILIGGTDVTTTKPFQRPVNTVFQSYALFPHMSVLENVAFGLKRRKIADATARAHEALRLVELDHLAQRKPQQLSGGQQQRVALARAVVNRPALLLLDEPLGALDLKLRRQMQIELKAIQQDVGLTFLHVTHDQEEAMTMADTVAVMNKGQIEQMGAPEELYELPKTAFVANFLGQSNLFTGPVVSSGEASIVVDVAGRKIEIPRQRAQRHAGQVTIGVRPEKLRLHTAAPEPQPDVNVVGPGRVTDVSFSGVSTQYQVAVPGLGTLVVFAQNMVFGPVVSLAAEVWLTWDTDHGFGLADDPADAPRFASDTDTHSLALQRREKLEAELEGA
- a CDS encoding ABC transporter permease — protein: MAFGAFGATTTATAPAEPAIRKRSKVALLLLLPGVLYLALFFLAPLLSLVITSFQAPVEFGDIGQYQTAFRWENYTTVLDTYTPHIVRSFAFAATATVAALLFSFPLAYFIGVKLRRFPLLQALALTLVIAPFFISFLLRTLAWKQLLSDESWFVSALHGLQILPPGEHVTGTAFSVIFGLTYNFIPFMTLPIYTSLERLDLRYVEAGGDLYASPASTFFRVTVPLAAPGIISGALLTFIPAAGDYINASRDFLGSTDTAMIGNVIEANFLVLQNYPAAAALSLILMVAILIPVSVYVMRSGTDDLL
- a CDS encoding ABC transporter permease, whose product is MSSLSRWFGRYALWIYSGLAFVFLLIPIAYTIAFSFNDSRRSNIVWRGFTLDNWARVCEAQGVCAAFGNSLVVGVAATLLATTLGTMIAIALVRFRFPFRNSTTLLLFLPMATPEVVLGAGLAAEFLTAGVQKGALTVILAHTMFCISFVVVTVRARVASLDPALEEAGRDLYASPTQVFMRITFPLLLPGIIAAALLSFALSFDDFIITNFNSGSFVTFPKYVYTAAARGIPAEANVIASAVFVIAIVFVVAAQLSAAARRKRLARGGP
- the gabT gene encoding 4-aminobutyrate--2-oxoglutarate transaminase, whose amino-acid sequence is MTDLLASTTAPFVSTVVEERRVVTAIPGPKSLELHERRLAVVPPGVSSMLPVYIEKAHGAIVVDVDGNQFIDLGAGIGVTTIGHTNDAVVAAATEQLRNVTHTLFTITPYESYVRVAELLAEHTPGDHAKRTVLVNSGAEAVENGVKIARKHTGRNGVAVLEHAYHGRTNLTMAMNFKASPYSTGFGPFAGDIYRAPSSYPFHDGLSGADAAKKTIAHLEKTVGASDLACLIVEPIQGEGGFMVPAAGYLPALQQWCTENGIVFIADEIQSGMARTGKYWASEHLDVVPDMILSAKGIAGGLPLAGVTGRAEIMDSAQPGGLGGTFGGNPVSAAAAVAVFEQIEANGLLAEGERIGKTLTTALLDLQKRYPVIGDVRGIGAMVAIELVRPGTTEPDAASVTFLADYAAKNGVLLLTAGTYGNVLRFLPSLAISDELLLEALGVLADGFAAL
- a CDS encoding OsmC family protein; this encodes MNLEHHYATNIKWAGNRGTGTSGYKAYGRETVITAAGKQPIDGSSDRVFHGNAERWNPEELLLAALAECHLLSYLHVAASHGVVVTDYSDAATGTMVQTADGGGHFTSVTLRPRVTIASGDAALALTLHHEASTKCFIAASVNFPVLHEPEIVVVPA
- a CDS encoding DUF2330 domain-containing protein; translation: MRRFWAVAVASVLLTLTAAAPAHACGCGAVVSAPGAVVDVTSESAILSLKDGVETIVLSLGVDSVIANGGLIVPTPTPATIAPGDPALFDALHAQTLPRERVVDDWWGNLVAPGAPETAPQVISRVAVGPLEATTLEATDTAGLSRWLTDNGFELTGEVSSQLQQYIDKRWQFVAVRLSASEGADGTLLDGMLDPIQISFPSQSLQYPLGMAKAETSEQSLRLNVFSDTRVDLVRAGTTDVPLDAGVRTAWAGEVTEPALSGLGAFLTVVDVRLDTPATQISSEIGIVAAADSATVDPAVVVVRPIELLGFPLGTLLAVWAGLGLLGLLGVTIARSRLR
- a CDS encoding FKBP-type peptidyl-prolyl cis-trans isomerase, producing the protein MRTALSLVVVLGLVGSLAACSAATPEASADCTPAKSGKASESVDVSGKFGAAPTVKIDDPLTTKTTQRSVVIDGDGAVAEAGFDITAEFSVYNGTTGESIDATDYADAPVEWTLDESLIAGFTKTLQCSTAGSRVVGVIAPEDGIAAESLEGLGLKADDSLVVVADLLTAEKPAEVAPTLPKADGEDQPLPDGFPDIKVSIADDESGTPTLTLPGGDAPTELQLAVLKKGDGEEVGAGADVIVNYTGMNWATSEVFDSSWERGEPAPFNTAEVIPGFTQALEGQTVGSQILVVIPPALAYGTAAEGSTSELADQTLVFIIDIVGLG